One genomic region from Amycolatopsis sp. FBCC-B4732 encodes:
- a CDS encoding MFS transporter — protein MTLAGTRSTKRERWGWYFYDWANSPFYSSSTTVFGALSMSEIAAADAKTNFTLNGDRACLNAAGKADTLHNCDVTLFGLHFPAGSVWGYLLSVATVVQVLVLPIAGAVADRSHNKRRILGGFAFLGAAAAAAMFFLAGSDWQLGVVLFIIANIGYGGSLVVYYSFLVDIGSPDERDDISAKGWAFGYLGGGLALALQLGFYLGHATFGVSEGMAVQICFLTSGLWWAAFTIPAVRRLPRRHTPVDVVPGRTVLRAGFAELRQTLVSAKAYPLTLAFLGSYLVFTDGINTVVTVSAQYGKDELGFGNSVLIMTILVIQFVAYLGGTLHGLVARRIGAKRTILGSLVLWVVVLAGAYFVQPKQMLQFLAVAVGIGLVLGGTNALSRSLFSQMIPAGKDAQYYSLYVVGERGTSWLGPLVFAGVGQATGSFRLAIVALVIFFAAGLVLVWLVPVRRAIVAAGNTPPEVL, from the coding sequence ATGACGCTGGCCGGGACGCGCTCGACCAAGCGCGAGCGCTGGGGCTGGTATTTCTACGACTGGGCGAATTCGCCGTTCTATTCGTCGTCGACGACGGTGTTCGGCGCGTTGTCCATGAGCGAGATCGCGGCGGCGGACGCGAAGACGAACTTCACCCTTAATGGGGACCGCGCTTGCCTGAACGCGGCGGGCAAGGCGGACACGCTGCACAACTGCGACGTGACGTTGTTCGGGCTGCACTTCCCCGCCGGTTCGGTGTGGGGCTACCTGCTGTCGGTGGCGACGGTGGTGCAGGTGCTGGTCCTGCCGATCGCGGGTGCGGTGGCCGACCGCAGTCACAACAAGCGGCGGATCCTGGGCGGGTTCGCGTTCCTGGGTGCGGCGGCCGCGGCGGCGATGTTCTTCCTCGCGGGGTCGGACTGGCAGCTGGGCGTGGTGCTGTTCATCATCGCGAACATCGGTTACGGCGGTTCGCTGGTCGTCTACTACTCGTTCCTGGTGGACATCGGGAGCCCGGACGAGCGGGACGACATCTCGGCGAAGGGCTGGGCGTTCGGGTACCTGGGTGGCGGGCTGGCGCTGGCGCTGCAGCTGGGGTTCTACCTCGGGCACGCCACGTTCGGGGTCAGCGAGGGCATGGCGGTGCAGATCTGTTTCCTGACCTCGGGGCTGTGGTGGGCGGCGTTCACGATCCCGGCGGTGCGCCGGCTCCCCCGCCGGCACACCCCGGTCGACGTCGTGCCGGGCCGGACGGTGCTGCGGGCGGGCTTCGCGGAGCTGCGGCAGACGCTGGTGTCGGCGAAGGCGTACCCGTTGACGCTGGCCTTCCTGGGCAGCTACCTGGTCTTCACCGACGGCATCAACACGGTGGTCACGGTGTCGGCGCAGTACGGCAAGGACGAGCTGGGCTTCGGCAACAGCGTGCTGATCATGACGATCCTGGTGATCCAGTTCGTGGCGTACCTGGGCGGGACGCTGCACGGGCTGGTGGCGCGGCGGATCGGGGCGAAGCGGACGATCCTGGGCAGCCTCGTGCTGTGGGTCGTGGTGCTGGCCGGGGCGTACTTCGTGCAGCCGAAGCAGATGCTGCAGTTCCTCGCGGTGGCGGTGGGGATCGGGCTGGTGCTGGGGGGAACGAACGCGCTGTCGCGGTCGTTGTTCAGCCAGATGATCCCGGCGGGCAAGGACGCCCAGTACTACTCGCTCTACGTCGTGGGCGAGCGCGGGACGTCGTGGCTGGGGCCGCTGGTGTTCGCCGGGGTCGGGCAGGCGACGGGGTCGTTCCGGCTGGCCATCGTGGCGCTGGTGATCTTCTTCGCGGCGGGTCTGGTGCTGGTGTGGCTGGTGCCGGTGCGGCGGGCGATC
- a CDS encoding transglycosylase family protein: protein MIQIRRRTVARVLLLAFAAMGLQLTIPAVASADPAPTAWAKLRMCESSGRYATNTGNGYYGAYQFDLPTWRSVGGTGRPDQAAPAEQDYRALYLYRMRGWQPWQCAGMLKLAGDADARSKRVPTYADSAYIGGGPAPQPTPPPPGGPMPAWPGVVYSYGDCAAPLKAFQLRMNAYGYGFTGTGCYYDKTRTAVLDLQRANGIKDSGLLGPKTWTAAWQGKAPR, encoded by the coding sequence ATGATCCAGATCCGGAGACGCACCGTCGCGAGAGTCCTGCTCCTCGCCTTCGCCGCCATGGGTCTGCAGCTGACCATCCCCGCCGTCGCCTCCGCGGACCCCGCGCCGACCGCCTGGGCCAAGCTCCGCATGTGCGAATCCAGCGGCCGCTACGCCACCAACACCGGCAACGGCTACTACGGCGCCTACCAGTTCGACCTGCCCACCTGGCGCAGCGTCGGCGGCACCGGCCGCCCCGACCAGGCCGCACCCGCCGAACAGGACTACCGCGCCCTCTACCTCTACCGCATGCGCGGCTGGCAACCCTGGCAGTGCGCCGGCATGCTCAAGCTCGCCGGCGACGCCGACGCCCGCAGCAAGCGCGTCCCCACCTACGCCGACTCCGCCTACATCGGTGGCGGCCCCGCACCCCAGCCCACCCCGCCGCCCCCCGGCGGCCCGATGCCCGCCTGGCCCGGCGTCGTCTACTCCTACGGCGACTGCGCCGCCCCGCTCAAGGCCTTCCAGCTCCGCATGAACGCCTACGGCTACGGCTTCACCGGCACCGGCTGCTACTACGACAAGACCCGCACCGCCGTCCTCGACCTCCAACGCGCCAACGGCATCAAGGACAGCGGCCTCCTCGGCCCCAAGACCTGGACCGCCGCCTGGCAGGGCAAAGCACCCCGCTGA